A stretch of Sinimarinibacterium sp. NLF-5-8 DNA encodes these proteins:
- a CDS encoding ABC transporter ATP-binding protein, which yields MAETPLVAAKKVVKRVHSGTAELTILDDVSLTVGAGESVAIVGRSGSGKTTLLSLLAGLDMPSAGEVVLDGRSLEGLDEDARAALRAGRVGFVFQSFQLLAGFTALENVMLPAELAGLADARARAQAELARVGLAARLHHYPHQLSGGEQQRVALARAFCSSPSILFADEPTGNLDTSTGAHIIELLFEMNAARGTTLILVTHDLQLAARCARTLTLREGRIHE from the coding sequence ATGGCAGAGACACCGCTGGTTGCAGCAAAAAAAGTGGTCAAGCGGGTGCACAGCGGCACCGCAGAGCTGACTATTCTGGACGATGTGAGCCTGACCGTTGGTGCCGGCGAGTCGGTGGCGATCGTCGGCCGCTCCGGTTCCGGCAAAACCACGCTGCTGTCGCTGCTGGCGGGGCTGGATATGCCCAGCGCCGGCGAGGTGGTGCTCGATGGCCGATCCCTGGAGGGTCTGGATGAGGATGCGCGCGCGGCCCTGCGCGCCGGACGTGTGGGCTTTGTGTTTCAGTCATTCCAGCTTTTGGCCGGATTCACCGCGCTGGAAAACGTGATGCTGCCGGCAGAACTGGCGGGGCTGGCCGACGCCCGCGCGCGCGCGCAGGCCGAACTGGCGCGGGTCGGGCTTGCGGCGCGGCTGCATCACTATCCGCACCAGCTCTCCGGCGGCGAACAGCAGCGTGTTGCGCTGGCGCGCGCGTTTTGCAGTTCGCCGTCGATTTTATTTGCCGATGAACCCACCGGAAATCTCGATACCAGCACCGGCGCGCACATCATCGAGCTGCTGTTTGAAATGAATGCCGCGCGCGGCACCACCCTGATTCTGGTCACCCACGATCTGCAACTGGCCGCACGCTGCGCGCGCACCCTGACGCTGCGCGAAGGACGGATCCATGAGTAG
- a CDS encoding arylesterase has protein sequence MKKTILLIVMWACASWTTALAAAEPVILVMGDSLSAAYGIPADRGWVALLQARLQKNGSRARVVNASVSGETSSGGLARLPALLQKHQPRWVLIELGANDGLRGQPVKAMQANLGQMIELARAANARPVLFEMRIPSNYGPVYTEQFAASFGRVAEATQTPLLPFFLAPIALDASAFLDDGIHPGARAQPLLLDAVWPTLAPLLRE, from the coding sequence ATGAAAAAAACCATCCTGTTGATTGTGATGTGGGCCTGTGCGAGTTGGACGACGGCGCTCGCCGCTGCCGAGCCGGTCATTCTAGTGATGGGCGACAGTTTGAGTGCCGCCTACGGCATCCCCGCCGACCGTGGCTGGGTGGCGTTGCTGCAAGCGCGGCTGCAAAAAAACGGATCGCGCGCGCGCGTGGTCAACGCCAGCGTCAGCGGTGAAACCAGCAGTGGCGGCCTGGCGCGCCTGCCCGCCTTGCTGCAAAAGCATCAACCGCGATGGGTGCTGATCGAGCTGGGTGCCAATGATGGGCTGCGCGGGCAGCCGGTCAAGGCGATGCAGGCCAATCTGGGCCAGATGATTGAACTTGCGCGCGCGGCCAATGCCAGGCCGGTGCTGTTTGAAATGCGCATCCCCAGCAACTACGGGCCGGTCTATACCGAGCAATTCGCAGCCAGCTTCGGGCGCGTGGCCGAGGCCACGCAAACCCCGTTGCTGCCGTTTTTTTTGGCGCCGATCGCGCTCGATGCATCGGCCTTTCTGGATGATGGCATTCATCCCGGAGCGCGCGCGCAACCGCTGCTTCTGGATGCGGTCTGGCCGACGCTGGCGCCGCTGCTCCGGGAGTGA
- a CDS encoding SDR family oxidoreductase, whose product MNYFVTGATGFIGKFLLEQLLARADAQVHVLVRASSIHKFAALQARYGGAGQRLIAVEGDITEAGVISAADLKKLKGKIDHVFHLAAVYDMAMDDETGNRINNEGTRNVVQLCNALGGGVRLHHVSSVAVAGGDFVGRFTEDMFDQGQSLNHPYFRTKFESEKIVREESTIAFRIYRPGIVVGHSETGEMDKIDGPYYFFKTIQKVSFAVPKWLPLLGVEGGHVPLTPVDYVAKALDYIAHAEGHDGECFCLIQAQSPTVGELLQTLFEAAHGPNFAKQLELPAVPRVVKKLSQQVTARIPDAVARRISKAIGMPVSVLGYVTNQAIFDDKNARKVLKGSGISCPDFRDYADTLWAYWELHLDLDVKVPARAVQKLSGKVAVVTGASSGIGFMVAKKLAAAGAKVILVARTREKLEATRDILEQMGGEAHVYPCDLNDMAAIDACSQQILADFGQVDVLINNAGRSIRRAVMESLDRFHDYERTMQLNYFGAVRMIMNFLPSMAKRKGGQIINISSIGVLANAARFSAYVASKSALDAFSRCLSAEVKHLNIEVTAIYMPLVRTPMIAPTKLYDYVPTWSPEKAGDTVLKAIIDKPKSIATPLGTAAAVSYALWPKANDYVLNKGFKLFPSSSAAKGRREGGKPTLEQVVFANLFKGEHF is encoded by the coding sequence ATGAATTACTTCGTCACCGGCGCAACCGGCTTTATCGGCAAATTCTTACTTGAACAACTGCTCGCGCGCGCCGATGCGCAGGTGCATGTGCTGGTACGCGCCAGTTCGATCCACAAGTTTGCTGCGTTGCAGGCACGCTATGGCGGGGCCGGACAGCGTTTGATTGCGGTGGAAGGCGACATCACCGAAGCGGGCGTGATCTCGGCGGCCGACCTGAAAAAGCTCAAAGGCAAGATCGATCACGTCTTTCATCTGGCCGCCGTGTACGACATGGCGATGGACGACGAAACCGGCAATCGCATCAATAACGAAGGCACCCGCAACGTCGTGCAGTTGTGCAATGCGCTGGGGGGCGGTGTGCGCCTGCACCATGTTTCCAGCGTGGCGGTGGCGGGCGGTGATTTCGTGGGCCGCTTTACCGAGGACATGTTCGATCAGGGTCAAAGCCTGAACCATCCTTATTTCCGCACCAAGTTCGAGTCGGAAAAAATTGTTCGTGAAGAATCCACCATCGCCTTCCGGATTTACCGTCCCGGCATCGTCGTCGGCCATTCCGAAACCGGCGAGATGGACAAGATCGACGGCCCGTATTACTTCTTCAAAACCATCCAGAAGGTCAGCTTTGCCGTGCCCAAATGGCTGCCGCTGCTGGGCGTCGAAGGCGGCCATGTGCCGCTGACGCCGGTGGATTATGTGGCCAAGGCGCTGGATTACATCGCCCATGCCGAAGGGCATGACGGCGAATGTTTCTGCCTGATCCAGGCGCAATCACCCACCGTCGGCGAATTGCTGCAAACCCTGTTTGAAGCCGCACATGGCCCCAACTTTGCCAAGCAGCTCGAACTGCCTGCCGTGCCCAGGGTCGTGAAAAAACTCAGCCAGCAGGTCACCGCACGGATTCCCGATGCCGTTGCACGCCGTATTTCCAAGGCGATCGGCATGCCGGTTTCGGTGCTCGGTTATGTCACCAACCAGGCCATTTTTGACGACAAGAACGCGCGCAAAGTGCTCAAAGGCTCAGGCATCAGCTGCCCGGATTTTCGGGATTACGCCGATACCTTGTGGGCCTATTGGGAATTGCATCTGGATCTGGACGTCAAAGTCCCCGCGCGCGCGGTGCAAAAGCTCAGCGGCAAGGTCGCCGTGGTGACTGGTGCTTCATCCGGCATCGGTTTCATGGTCGCCAAAAAACTCGCCGCCGCCGGTGCCAAGGTGATTCTGGTTGCGCGCACCCGTGAAAAATTGGAGGCCACGCGCGACATCCTCGAACAAATGGGCGGGGAGGCACACGTTTACCCCTGCGATCTGAACGATATGGCCGCCATTGACGCCTGTTCACAGCAAATCCTCGCTGATTTTGGTCAGGTGGATGTGCTGATCAACAACGCCGGCCGCTCGATCCGCCGCGCGGTCATGGAATCGCTCGACCGCTTCCATGATTACGAACGCACCATGCAGCTCAACTACTTTGGCGCGGTGCGGATGATCATGAACTTTTTGCCGAGCATGGCCAAACGCAAGGGCGGGCAGATCATCAACATCAGCTCCATCGGCGTGCTGGCCAACGCCGCGCGCTTTTCGGCGTATGTGGCCAGCAAATCGGCGCTGGATGCGTTCTCCCGCTGCCTGTCGGCCGAGGTCAAGCATCTGAACATCGAAGTCACCGCCATTTACATGCCGCTGGTGCGCACGCCGATGATTGCGCCGACCAAGCTCTACGACTATGTGCCGACGTGGAGCCCGGAAAAAGCCGGTGATACCGTGCTCAAGGCGATCATCGACAAACCCAAATCCATCGCCACGCCACTGGGCACCGCGGCGGCCGTCAGCTACGCGCTGTGGCCCAAGGCCAACGACTATGTGCTGAACAAGGGGTTCAAGCTGTTCCCGTCCTCCAGCGCCGCCAAAGGGCGTCGCGAAGGCGGCAAGCCCACGCTGGAGCAGGTGGTGTTTGCCAACCTGTTCAAGGGCGAGCACTTCTAG
- a CDS encoding HIT domain-containing protein — MNTAFELDPRLAADTLLIGDSLHHRYLLMNDARYPWVILVPRGNGLREIYQLDPQAQQALAQESLHLGQTLMTHFGGHKLNVAALGNVVAQLHIHHIVRFEDDDAWPAPVWGKHPAIPYTGADARQRIAELRARIALWIDPPV; from the coding sequence ATGAACACCGCCTTTGAACTCGACCCCCGCCTTGCCGCCGATACCCTGCTGATCGGCGACAGCCTGCACCACCGCTATCTGTTGATGAACGATGCCCGCTATCCCTGGGTGATTCTGGTCCCGCGCGGCAACGGCCTGCGTGAAATCTATCAGCTCGACCCCCAGGCACAGCAGGCGCTGGCGCAGGAATCCCTGCATCTGGGACAGACGCTGATGACCCACTTTGGCGGCCACAAGCTCAACGTTGCCGCGCTCGGCAACGTCGTCGCACAACTGCATATCCACCACATCGTGCGCTTTGAGGACGACGATGCCTGGCCCGCGCCGGTCTGGGGCAAACACCCTGCAATCCCCTATACCGGCGCCGACGCCCGGCAACGGATTGCCGAACTGCGCGCGCGGATTGCGTTGTGGATCGATCCCCCTGTTTAA
- a CDS encoding NAD-dependent epimerase/dehydratase family protein translates to MKRQAWIAGASGLVGQALVQQLLVHPAYEQVTAWGRRPLQGADPGLIEVRWPQPQEAVPLLARRVDDGFCCLGTTLEKAGSRAAFTAVDLDLVVDFAHLCHAHGARRFVVISAVGAAADSLSFYARTKGRMEAALARVGFDALHIVRPSLLLGARAESRWAEDLGQKIAPLIAPLLSGRLARFRPVRAQDVAQAMLEVAQRQDRGVEVHHLPLQ, encoded by the coding sequence ATGAAGCGGCAGGCGTGGATTGCAGGCGCAAGCGGATTGGTTGGGCAGGCGCTGGTGCAGCAACTGCTCGTCCATCCTGCGTATGAGCAGGTGACGGCGTGGGGACGGCGGCCTTTGCAAGGCGCCGATCCGGGGTTGATCGAGGTGCGCTGGCCGCAGCCGCAAGAGGCGGTGCCGCTTTTGGCGCGCAGGGTCGATGATGGCTTTTGCTGTCTGGGCACGACGCTTGAAAAAGCGGGAAGCCGGGCGGCATTTACGGCGGTGGATCTGGATTTGGTGGTGGATTTTGCCCATCTGTGCCATGCCCACGGCGCGCGCCGTTTTGTGGTGATTTCGGCCGTCGGGGCGGCGGCTGATTCGCTGTCGTTTTATGCGCGCACCAAGGGACGCATGGAGGCGGCGCTGGCGCGCGTGGGGTTTGATGCGCTGCACATCGTGCGGCCGTCGCTGTTGCTGGGCGCGCGCGCCGAATCGCGATGGGCGGAAGATCTCGGGCAAAAAATCGCGCCGCTGATTGCGCCGTTATTGAGCGGCCGCCTGGCCCGTTTCAGGCCGGTGCGCGCGCAGGATGTGGCCCAGGCCATGCTTGAAGTGGCGCAGCGGCAGGATCGTGGGGTTGAAGTCCATCACCTGCCGCTGCAATAG
- a CDS encoding NfeD family protein, with product MPIEYWHWMILGFALLALEMLLPTGFIFLWVGIGAIVVGALGFLIPGLGLGVEFALWGGFSVCAVLAWRHFKPMSFESERPTLNRRGHSYLGRVFTLAEPIVDGVGKLRVDDSQWRIMGADLPAGVRVQVTDVQGATLIVERIAE from the coding sequence ATGCCGATCGAGTATTGGCATTGGATGATCCTCGGCTTTGCCCTGCTGGCGCTGGAAATGCTGCTGCCGACCGGCTTCATCTTTTTGTGGGTGGGAATCGGCGCCATCGTCGTCGGCGCCCTGGGATTTTTGATCCCCGGCCTTGGGCTGGGGGTTGAATTTGCCCTGTGGGGCGGGTTTTCGGTCTGTGCGGTTCTGGCGTGGCGGCATTTCAAACCGATGTCGTTTGAAAGCGAACGGCCCACCCTGAACCGGCGCGGTCATTCCTACCTGGGGCGTGTCTTTACCCTGGCCGAGCCGATCGTCGATGGCGTCGGCAAGCTGCGCGTCGACGATTCGCAGTGGCGCATCATGGGCGCCGATCTGCCTGCAGGCGTCCGCGTCCAGGTCACCGACGTACAGGGCGCCACCCTGATCGTTGAACGGATCGCCGAATGA
- a CDS encoding SPFH domain-containing protein — translation MGASFAVVLGVFFLVTAWKGVVTVPQGMEYTIERFGKYRATFLPGFHWLVPYVDRIGRKLSMMEQVLDVPSQEVITKDNAMVGVDGVVFFQVLDAPKAAYEVHNLEYAIMQLAQTNLRTVMGSMDLDALLSNRDAINTKLLGVIDEATTPWGIKVTRMEVKDIRPPTDLVNAMARQMKAEREKRANILDAEGFRAAAILKAEGERQAQILAAEAQKEQQILEAEGRREAAFKDAEAREREAEAEAKATMMVSQAISKGDVQAINYFVATKYIDALGKIATSPNEKLVLMPLEAGNVIGALGGITELAKKAGVSAHAG, via the coding sequence ATGGGCGCATCGTTTGCAGTGGTTTTGGGGGTATTTTTCCTCGTCACGGCGTGGAAGGGCGTGGTGACCGTGCCGCAGGGCATGGAATACACCATTGAGCGGTTCGGCAAATACCGCGCCACGTTTTTGCCCGGCTTTCACTGGCTGGTGCCGTATGTGGATCGCATTGGCCGCAAGCTGTCGATGATGGAACAGGTGCTCGACGTGCCTTCACAAGAAGTCATCACCAAAGACAACGCCATGGTCGGCGTCGATGGCGTGGTGTTCTTTCAGGTGCTGGACGCGCCCAAGGCCGCCTATGAAGTGCACAACCTGGAATACGCGATCATGCAGCTGGCGCAAACCAACCTGCGCACGGTGATGGGCTCGATGGATCTGGACGCGCTGCTGTCCAACCGCGATGCCATCAACACCAAGCTGCTGGGCGTGATCGACGAGGCCACCACGCCGTGGGGGATCAAGGTCACGCGGATGGAAGTCAAAGACATCCGCCCGCCCACCGATCTGGTCAATGCGATGGCGCGGCAGATGAAGGCCGAGCGCGAAAAGCGCGCGAACATTCTCGACGCCGAAGGTTTTCGCGCCGCTGCAATTCTGAAGGCCGAAGGCGAGCGTCAGGCGCAGATCCTCGCCGCCGAGGCACAAAAAGAGCAGCAGATCCTGGAGGCCGAAGGCCGCCGCGAGGCTGCGTTCAAGGATGCTGAAGCGCGCGAACGTGAAGCCGAGGCCGAGGCCAAGGCGACGATGATGGTCAGCCAGGCCATCAGCAAAGGCGATGTGCAGGCCATCAACTACTTCGTTGCCACCAAATACATCGACGCGCTGGGCAAAATCGCCACTTCGCCCAACGAAAAACTGGTGCTGATGCCGCTGGAAGCCGGCAACGTCATCGGCGCGCTCGGCGGCATTACCGAACTCGCCAAAAAAGCCGGCGTTTCCGCGCACGCGGGGTAA
- a CDS encoding SufE family protein, with the protein MDVEEIVENFAFLGTWEERYRYLIELGRQLEPMPQADHDELHKVRGCMSQVWLTHRVVPGPPLTLEFVGDSDAHIVKGLIGLLFALLSGKTPQYIVDLDIENVFDRLGLEAHISMNRRNGFYAMVERIKLIARQQLHCT; encoded by the coding sequence ATGGATGTTGAAGAAATCGTCGAAAACTTTGCCTTTCTCGGCACCTGGGAAGAACGCTACCGCTATCTGATCGAGCTGGGGCGACAGCTGGAGCCGATGCCGCAGGCCGATCACGACGAGCTGCATAAAGTGCGCGGCTGCATGTCGCAGGTGTGGTTGACGCATCGCGTTGTGCCCGGCCCGCCGCTGACGCTGGAGTTTGTTGGCGACTCCGACGCGCATATCGTCAAAGGCTTGATCGGGCTGCTGTTTGCGCTGCTGTCGGGCAAAACACCGCAATACATCGTCGATCTGGATATCGAGAATGTATTTGATCGCCTGGGGCTGGAAGCCCATATTTCGATGAATCGGCGCAATGGCTTTTACGCCATGGTGGAGCGGATCAAACTGATTGCCAGGCAACAGCTACACTGCACTTGA